The genome window TGGCGCGGCCAGGGCATGGGCATCAACAATTTCGCCGTGGTCACGGTGGAGGACGGTTTGGGCATGGGCGTGGTCATCGACGGCGAGCTGTATCGGGGATCCAACGGGTTTGCCGGGGAGCTGGGCCATTTCGTGGCCGTGCCGGGCGGCGAGCCCTGCCGCTGCGGCAAGAAGGGCTGCTACGAGGCCTATGTCAGCAACTTCGGCATCCTCAACGCGGCCAAGCGCCTGTGTCGCGAGGGAACCTGGCAATGCGCGGACATGGAGGCCCTGGCCTACGAGGAGGTGCTCGAGGCGGCCCGGGCCGGGAACCAGGACCTGGTGGAGGTCTTCAACCGCGCCGGGAGCTATCTCGGCCATGCCCTGGCCGGGCTCATTCAGATTTTCAACCCCTCCAGGATCATCGTCACAGGCAACGGCATCCGGGCCGGAGAGCTCATGTTCGGGCCCATGCGCGCCATGCTGGAGGAGAGCGTGTGGCCCGAGATGCATTCCAAGACCGAGGTGGTGGTGCACGAATGGCAGGACATGGACTGGTCCCTGGGCGCGGCCTGTCTGGTGCTCCAGGAACTGTACAAGTCGCCCCTGGACCGCTGCGTTGCCGCGGAAAAGATGCAGGAAGCCATCAAGTCGGATTGATCGCCGTTTTCCTGCGCAGGAAAAAAGAGCAAGGCCTCCGCGAAAGCGGAGGCCTTTTTCGTGCCCAGGGCGCGTGGGCTTATGAAGGGGTCTGTTTCCGCCCGTTGTCCGGCGACTGCTCTTTATAGCCA of Salidesulfovibrio onnuriiensis contains these proteins:
- a CDS encoding ROK family transcriptional regulator, giving the protein MAIRPEPLKTLNQYQILNTIRIAGSISRIEIAQIVGHSRATVTNITAKMIASGLIYEKEVEGTAARGRNRILLAINPDAAYVVGVKVSAFRIGCVVTDILANVKSSVVMPVRTSERPAEFVADLIEEAIRHCVLEAGLSLKQVSGIGIGVPGLVDSREGVSYWSPLYRRGDITLRDLIQDRFGISTYVDNDSNTVALSQLWRGQGMGINNFAVVTVEDGLGMGVVIDGELYRGSNGFAGELGHFVAVPGGEPCRCGKKGCYEAYVSNFGILNAAKRLCREGTWQCADMEALAYEEVLEAARAGNQDLVEVFNRAGSYLGHALAGLIQIFNPSRIIVTGNGIRAGELMFGPMRAMLEESVWPEMHSKTEVVVHEWQDMDWSLGAACLVLQELYKSPLDRCVAAEKMQEAIKSD